A genome region from Bradyrhizobium commune includes the following:
- a CDS encoding chromate resistance protein ChrB domain-containing protein, which yields MSSYTTISSDKLARLIGTANAPALIDVRTDEDFAADRRLIPGSIKLSHDNVPDWGGDFAGRTAIVSCLRGAKLAQGTAAWLRQLGIPAETLEGGFEAWKAAKLPLVDATKLPPRDAKGRTVWVTRARPKIDRIACPWLIRRFVDPNAVFLYVAPSEVVAVGERFNAAPFDIENVFWSHRGELCTFDVMIEEFGIATPALLRLATLVRGADTARPDLAPEAPGLLAASLGLSRMYDDDLEQLEAGMLLYDAFYRWCRDATAETHNWPTNKVKA from the coding sequence ATGTCTTCCTACACAACGATATCTTCTGACAAATTGGCACGGCTGATCGGCACGGCAAACGCCCCTGCCCTGATCGACGTGCGGACGGACGAGGATTTTGCCGCCGACCGGCGGCTGATTCCCGGCTCGATCAAGCTCAGCCACGACAATGTCCCGGACTGGGGCGGTGACTTCGCCGGCCGCACGGCAATCGTCTCCTGCCTGCGCGGCGCAAAGCTCGCGCAGGGCACGGCGGCCTGGCTCAGGCAGCTCGGCATCCCCGCCGAGACGTTGGAGGGCGGCTTCGAAGCCTGGAAGGCGGCAAAGCTGCCCCTGGTCGACGCGACCAAGCTGCCGCCGCGCGACGCCAAGGGCCGCACTGTCTGGGTCACGCGGGCCCGACCGAAGATCGACCGCATCGCCTGCCCCTGGCTGATCCGCCGCTTCGTCGATCCCAACGCGGTGTTTCTGTATGTGGCGCCGTCCGAGGTGGTCGCCGTCGGCGAGCGCTTCAACGCCGCGCCCTTCGACATCGAGAACGTGTTCTGGAGCCACCGCGGCGAGCTCTGCACCTTCGACGTCATGATCGAGGAATTCGGGATCGCGACGCCAGCACTGCTGCGCCTTGCAACGCTGGTGCGCGGCGCCGACACCGCCCGGCCTGATCTCGCGCCGGAAGCTCCGGGCCTGCTCGCAGCCTCGCTCGGGCTGTCGCGGATGTATGACGACGACCTCGAGCAGCTCGAGGCCGGCATGCTGCTCTATGACGCCTTCTACCGCTGGTGCCGCGACGCCACCGCCGAGACCCACAATTGGCCGACCAACAAGGTGAAGGCGTAA
- a CDS encoding MFS transporter produces the protein MSQRQLPIILALGTTQTLAWASSYYLPALVADPMAHDLGISTNWIFGAFSASLVISAMLGPRIGRQIDLVGGRQVLSASNLTIAAGLVLLGFSQSVALMSFAWLVLGIGMAMGLYDAAFAALGRIYGTEARGSITGITLMAGFASTVGWPLTAWGLAHIGWRDTCFAWAAANILIGLPLNFFTLPAIKGAKQAATTAEKPHLPLDRTMIMLAFVFAAVWTVTGAMAVHFPRILEATGATHVEAIAAGALIGPAQVAARILEAGFLSRFHPLWSTRLACLTHPLGAAVIAIFSAPAASAFALLHGSGNGILTIARGTLPLSIFGPKDFGYRLGIIGAPARMAQAVAPLAFGLLIDVMGAKVLMVSSALSLSALAALFLIRLAPRPD, from the coding sequence ATGAGCCAGCGCCAGCTTCCGATCATCCTGGCGCTCGGCACCACGCAGACCCTGGCCTGGGCCTCGAGCTATTATCTGCCGGCGCTGGTCGCCGATCCCATGGCGCATGACCTCGGCATCTCCACGAACTGGATCTTTGGCGCGTTCTCGGCCTCGCTGGTGATCTCCGCCATGCTCGGTCCGCGGATCGGGCGGCAGATCGATCTCGTCGGCGGACGGCAGGTGCTGTCGGCCTCGAACCTGACGATTGCCGCCGGCCTCGTGCTGCTCGGGTTCTCACAGTCGGTGGCACTCATGTCGTTCGCCTGGCTCGTGCTCGGCATCGGCATGGCGATGGGGCTCTATGACGCCGCCTTCGCGGCGCTTGGCCGCATCTATGGCACCGAGGCACGCGGTTCGATCACCGGCATCACGCTGATGGCGGGCTTTGCCTCGACGGTCGGATGGCCGCTCACCGCCTGGGGCCTCGCCCATATCGGCTGGCGCGACACCTGTTTCGCCTGGGCGGCCGCCAACATCCTGATCGGCCTGCCGCTCAACTTCTTCACGCTGCCTGCGATCAAGGGCGCGAAGCAGGCCGCGACGACGGCGGAAAAGCCGCATCTGCCGCTCGATCGCACCATGATCATGCTCGCCTTCGTCTTCGCCGCGGTCTGGACCGTCACCGGCGCCATGGCCGTGCATTTCCCGCGCATCCTGGAGGCGACGGGCGCGACGCATGTCGAGGCGATCGCGGCCGGTGCGCTGATCGGTCCGGCGCAAGTGGCCGCGCGGATTCTCGAGGCGGGTTTTCTCAGCCGCTTTCATCCGCTGTGGTCGACGCGGCTTGCCTGCCTCACGCATCCGCTTGGAGCTGCCGTCATCGCCATTTTCAGTGCCCCTGCCGCAAGCGCCTTTGCGCTGCTGCACGGCTCCGGCAACGGCATCCTGACGATCGCACGCGGCACGCTGCCGCTCTCGATCTTCGGCCCGAAGGATTTTGGCTACCGCCTCGGTATCATCGGCGCGCCGGCGCGGATGGCGCAGGCGGTGGCGCCGCTGGCCTTCGGCCTGCTGATCGACGTCATGGGCGCCAAGGTGCTGATGGTCTCGTCAGCGCTCAGCCTGTCGGCGCTGGCCGCGCTGTTCTTGATCCGCCTCGCGCCGCGGCCGGATTGA
- a CDS encoding adenylate/guanylate cyclase domain-containing protein encodes MQMTSRLALMNWLTGQGLTGLPESELLRGFCERCRAEGLELSRGLVVIDTLHPIYEGRGFRWSDRPSNESDVFEYGSTAEGDAAKSWRRSVFFHMLEHGHDEMVIDLADAPSMDFSQLGELVEKGHKHYLAFVHRFGENGALGLMDCLYSCWTTRRDSGFSEPELAALRDLVPVLGLAIKSGQQVDIARTLGRVYLGRGASEQVLGGRISRGVTERINAVLWYSDLRGSTGISESIGPDEIIPFLNDYAQAVIDAIHDAGGDVLKLIGDGVLAMFTGEDMADARRAGLRAEHLFRKNVTALNARRTADGRPTTSAYIGLHVGEVFYGNIGSEDRLDFTVVGPTVNEVSRIASMSRSVDRELLASAEFYKGLDAAGRRYLVSTGRYALRGIGRAQDLYTLDPEVDSNEPVTGAYERYLAS; translated from the coding sequence ATGCAAATGACCTCGCGCCTCGCGCTGATGAACTGGCTGACCGGCCAGGGGCTCACGGGCCTGCCCGAAAGCGAACTGCTCCGCGGCTTCTGCGAGCGCTGCCGCGCCGAAGGGCTGGAACTCTCGCGCGGGCTGGTCGTGATCGACACGCTGCATCCGATCTATGAGGGCCGCGGCTTCCGCTGGAGCGACCGTCCCAGCAACGAGAGCGACGTGTTCGAATACGGCTCGACCGCCGAAGGCGACGCCGCCAAGAGCTGGCGGCGCTCGGTGTTCTTCCACATGCTCGAGCATGGCCACGACGAGATGGTGATCGATCTGGCCGATGCGCCATCGATGGATTTCTCGCAGCTCGGCGAGCTCGTCGAGAAGGGCCACAAGCATTATCTCGCCTTCGTGCACCGCTTCGGCGAGAACGGCGCGCTCGGCCTGATGGATTGTCTCTATTCCTGCTGGACCACGCGCCGCGACAGCGGATTTTCCGAGCCGGAGCTCGCCGCTCTACGCGATCTCGTGCCGGTGCTGGGGCTCGCGATCAAGTCGGGGCAGCAGGTCGATATCGCGCGCACGCTCGGCCGGGTCTATCTCGGCCGCGGCGCCTCCGAGCAGGTGCTGGGCGGCCGCATCTCGCGCGGCGTCACCGAGCGCATCAACGCCGTGCTGTGGTATTCCGATTTGCGCGGCTCGACCGGGATCAGCGAGAGCATCGGGCCGGACGAGATCATCCCGTTCCTCAACGATTATGCCCAGGCCGTGATCGACGCGATCCACGACGCCGGCGGCGACGTGCTGAAGCTGATCGGCGACGGCGTGCTGGCGATGTTCACCGGCGAGGACATGGCGGATGCCAGGCGCGCCGGGTTACGCGCCGAACACCTGTTCCGCAAGAACGTCACGGCGCTGAACGCGCGCCGGACGGCTGATGGCCGTCCCACCACGTCCGCCTATATCGGGCTGCATGTCGGCGAAGTCTTTTACGGCAATATCGGCAGCGAGGACCGGCTGGATTTCACCGTGGTGGGCCCGACCGTGAACGAGGTCAGCCGCATCGCCTCGATGAGCCGCTCGGTCGACCGCGAGCTGCTGGCATCGGCCGAGTTCTACAAGGGACTCGATGCCGCCGGCCGCCGCTATCTCGTCTCCACCGGCCGCTACGCGTTGCGCGGCATCGGCCGCGCGCAGGATCTCTACACGCTCGATCCCGAGGTCGACAGCAACGAGCCGGTGACCGGCGCCTATGAGCGCTATCTGGCGAGCTAG
- a CDS encoding N-acyl homoserine lactonase family protein, which yields MRRVGLVLSAIALLLSASAASAQSEKPGVEKLYIMNCGEGVAGDIGRWSPGVNEGQSMDFVDTCYLIKHTKGWFLWDTGIPDAVAAMPNGLTPADPKAVTWKRPKTLASQLEQIGVKPADVKAMGISHTHPDHIGNVEMFPQAMLYVQKAEYDWPGANNEPRFKPSHPVELLSGDKDVFGDGSLTILSTPGHTPGHQSLLVKLPKTGAVLLSGDAVHFKSNWENRRVPVNNFNKDQTVASMQKIADTLDKEKAQLWINHDKALRDSQKMSPEFYE from the coding sequence ATGCGTCGGGTCGGCCTTGTCCTCTCCGCCATCGCTCTCCTCCTGTCCGCCTCGGCGGCGTCCGCGCAGTCGGAAAAGCCGGGGGTCGAGAAGCTCTACATCATGAATTGCGGGGAGGGTGTTGCCGGCGACATCGGGCGCTGGTCGCCCGGGGTGAATGAAGGCCAGTCGATGGACTTCGTCGACACCTGCTATCTCATCAAGCACACGAAGGGCTGGTTCCTGTGGGACACCGGCATCCCCGATGCGGTCGCCGCGATGCCGAACGGGCTCACGCCGGCCGATCCGAAGGCCGTGACCTGGAAGCGGCCGAAGACGCTCGCCTCGCAGCTCGAGCAGATCGGCGTCAAGCCGGCCGACGTCAAGGCGATGGGTATCTCGCACACCCATCCCGACCATATCGGCAATGTCGAGATGTTCCCGCAGGCCATGCTCTACGTGCAGAAGGCCGAATATGACTGGCCGGGCGCCAACAACGAGCCGCGCTTCAAGCCCTCGCATCCGGTCGAGCTCCTGTCGGGCGACAAGGACGTGTTCGGCGACGGCAGCCTGACCATCCTCTCGACGCCCGGCCACACGCCGGGGCACCAGTCGCTGCTGGTGAAACTGCCGAAGACCGGCGCGGTGCTGCTGTCCGGCGACGCCGTCCACTTCAAGAGCAATTGGGAGAACCGGCGCGTTCCCGTCAACAATTTCAATAAAGACCAGACGGTCGCCTCGATGCAGAAGATCGCCGACACGCTCGACAAGGAAAAGGCGCAGCTCTGGATCAACCACGACAAGGCGCTGCGCGACAGCCAGAAGATGTCGCCGGAGTTTTACGAGTAG
- the dmeF gene encoding CDF family Co(II)/Ni(II) efflux transporter DmeF has product MHSHSIDQWTHDHAFLGDKHDENERRTWLVVVLTLVMMVGEIVAGSLFGSMALLADGWHMGTHAAALGIAAFAYRFARRHLGNAHFTFGTGKFGDLAAFSSAIILGLIAVEIAYESVLRLINPVSIVYGEAIAVAALGLCVNLASAWLLRDNHDHHHHGHDHGHAHDHDDHDHDHDHDHHHHHHDNNLRAAYIHVMADAATSVLAIGALLVARYSGWVWADPAVGLIGSAVIASWAFGLIRSSGAVLLDVRADETLERTIRTRMEVGDDRVTDLHLWQVGPGHCAVLVSVVSDQPRQPAVYKQRLAGLRGLSHVTVEVETCPH; this is encoded by the coding sequence ATGCATTCCCATTCCATTGACCAATGGACCCATGACCACGCCTTCCTCGGCGACAAGCACGACGAGAATGAGCGGCGCACCTGGCTCGTGGTCGTCCTGACACTGGTCATGATGGTCGGCGAGATCGTCGCCGGCTCGCTGTTCGGCTCGATGGCGCTGCTCGCCGACGGCTGGCACATGGGCACGCATGCGGCAGCGCTCGGCATTGCCGCCTTCGCCTACCGCTTCGCGCGCCGGCACCTGGGGAACGCGCATTTCACCTTCGGCACCGGCAAATTCGGCGATCTCGCCGCTTTCTCCAGCGCGATCATCCTCGGCCTGATCGCGGTCGAGATCGCCTATGAGAGCGTGCTGCGGCTGATCAATCCGGTGTCGATCGTCTATGGCGAGGCCATTGCGGTCGCAGCGCTTGGCCTCTGCGTCAACCTCGCCAGCGCCTGGCTGTTGCGCGACAACCATGATCATCACCACCACGGCCATGATCACGGTCATGCGCATGACCACGACGATCACGATCACGACCACGACCACGACCATCACCACCATCATCACGACAACAACCTCCGCGCAGCCTATATCCATGTCATGGCTGATGCCGCGACCTCGGTGCTGGCGATCGGTGCGCTGCTGGTGGCGCGGTATTCGGGATGGGTCTGGGCCGATCCGGCGGTCGGCCTGATCGGCAGCGCCGTGATCGCGAGCTGGGCGTTCGGCCTGATCAGGAGCTCCGGCGCGGTCTTGCTCGATGTGCGCGCGGACGAGACGCTGGAGCGGACCATCCGCACGCGGATGGAGGTCGGCGACGACCGCGTCACCGACCTGCATCTGTGGCAGGTCGGCCCCGGCCATTGCGCCGTGCTGGTCTCGGTGGTGTCGGACCAGCCAAGGCAGCCGGCGGTCTACAAGCAGCGGCTCGCCGGATTGAGGGGGCTGAGCCACGTCACGGTCGAGGTCGAGACTTGTCCGCACTAG